A genomic segment from Maridesulfovibrio ferrireducens encodes:
- a CDS encoding PP2C family protein-serine/threonine phosphatase encodes MSVKVQNDKREDESPIILVVDDSITMRNFLTRVLEDDYQVVTAADGLECVDKYVDIRPSVILLDLLMPKMDGFDVIEKIRNSLGDPEVIIIVLTGQDEQDIKAKALNAGANDYLTKPFHVVELKARVGVAIRQVMLTRQLQSANSDLQKAYDLIDDEVSLVARLQDKLLPTNVPFIKGLEIKSLYRPSGRASGDYFDAFDLEDGVIRVIMADVSGHGPQAAFIMAIVRTLFKADGSETRDLAHSLFQINTHLVDLIGRDSYFVTLFAADIDFNAGVMKFLSAGHCPALIMQDGIMGEPLKAHVPPLGFFPVDCTLDERRFTSSLDLFLFTDGCYEWRMGDKFFSLEPFMDIAGKLMHTDSLNLDAIEDLLEKETGVRPVFDDDVTALSIRWKKGASD; translated from the coding sequence GTGAGCGTTAAAGTTCAAAATGATAAGCGAGAGGATGAATCTCCGATTATATTGGTTGTGGATGATTCCATTACTATGAGAAATTTTCTTACGAGAGTTCTTGAAGATGATTATCAGGTAGTGACCGCTGCTGACGGGCTTGAATGTGTTGATAAATATGTTGATATTCGTCCAAGTGTAATTCTGCTTGATTTACTTATGCCCAAAATGGATGGATTTGATGTAATTGAAAAGATACGTAATTCTCTCGGTGACCCTGAAGTAATTATAATTGTACTGACAGGGCAGGATGAACAGGACATCAAGGCGAAAGCTCTTAATGCCGGTGCAAATGATTATTTGACCAAGCCTTTCCATGTTGTCGAGTTAAAGGCTCGGGTCGGCGTAGCCATTAGGCAGGTCATGCTTACACGTCAATTGCAGTCTGCTAATTCCGATCTGCAAAAAGCCTATGATCTTATTGATGATGAAGTTAGCTTGGTAGCGAGACTTCAGGATAAGCTTTTACCGACTAATGTACCTTTTATTAAAGGGTTAGAGATTAAGAGTTTGTATAGGCCGTCAGGACGAGCCAGTGGTGATTATTTTGATGCGTTTGATCTTGAGGACGGTGTAATCAGAGTTATTATGGCTGATGTTTCAGGGCACGGACCTCAGGCTGCCTTTATTATGGCAATTGTCAGGACTTTGTTTAAAGCTGACGGCTCCGAGACTCGCGATCTGGCTCACAGTCTGTTTCAGATTAATACTCATCTGGTGGACTTGATCGGCAGAGACAGTTATTTTGTTACCCTTTTTGCTGCGGATATTGATTTCAATGCCGGAGTTATGAAATTTCTAAGTGCCGGGCATTGCCCTGCACTTATTATGCAGGATGGCATCATGGGGGAACCTTTAAAGGCCCATGTTCCTCCTTTAGGTTTTTTCCCGGTGGACTGCACTCTTGATGAGCGCCGATTTACCTCTTCACTGGATTTATTTCTTTTCACGGATGGGTGTTATGAATGGCGAATGGGGGATAAATTTTTCAGTCTTGAGCCGTTTATGGATATTGCCGGCAAGTTGATGCACACAGACAGCCTTAATCTTGATGCAATTGAAGACCTCTTGGAAAAAGAAACAGGAGTTCGTCCGGTCTTTGACGATGATGTTACGGCTCTTTCTATACGTTGGAAAAAGGGTGCTAGTGATTAA
- a CDS encoding MoaD/ThiS family protein, with protein MKINVTCFGHLAVFHVIGQSLEIEKGTVADELPNILGFSKKDAAMFFVGERRVDPDYVITNGDIIKIFPPITGG; from the coding sequence ATGAAAATTAATGTAACCTGCTTTGGTCACCTTGCCGTATTTCATGTCATCGGACAGTCTCTTGAAATTGAAAAGGGTACTGTTGCTGATGAATTACCCAATATTTTAGGCTTTTCTAAGAAAGATGCGGCCATGTTTTTTGTAGGTGAACGGCGGGTTGATCCTGACTATGTGATTACTAACGGAGATATTATTAAGATATTTCCTCCGATAACAGGCGGGTGA
- a CDS encoding response regulator has translation MAEKVLLVDDEKEFVEGLAERMELRGMNVSTCTNPQDALEMVNNDSYDAIILDLQMPGVDGIEVLKHIKKTKPEMQVILLSGHATVEKGIEAMKLGAMDFVEKPADINVLTDKIKKAQARKMILVEKKTEKKVKDILEHKGW, from the coding sequence ATGGCTGAAAAAGTACTATTAGTTGATGATGAAAAAGAATTTGTTGAAGGTCTTGCTGAACGCATGGAGCTTCGCGGCATGAATGTAAGTACATGCACAAATCCTCAAGATGCTCTCGAAATGGTAAATAATGATTCATATGATGCTATCATTCTGGATCTGCAAATGCCCGGGGTTGATGGGATTGAAGTTCTTAAACATATCAAAAAAACTAAACCGGAAATGCAGGTGATTCTTCTCAGCGGCCATGCCACTGTAGAAAAAGGAATCGAAGCTATGAAGCTGGGTGCAATGGATTTTGTCGAAAAACCGGCAGATATCAATGTACTTACTGATAAGATCAAAAAAGCTCAGGCTCGCAAAATGATTCTGGTTGAAAAAAAGACTGAAAAAAAAGTGAAGGATATTCTGGAACATAAAGGCTGGTAG
- a CDS encoding response regulator, which yields MRILLVDDELELVSALAERLSFRGFDADWVTSGEEAIEKVTEIKYDLAILDVKMPRISGLELRKELEQICPDLKYIFLSGHGSEADYKEGTSGADSYLIKPVKIEDLVEKINIALGI from the coding sequence ATGAGAATTTTACTTGTGGATGATGAACTTGAGCTTGTTTCCGCTCTTGCAGAACGCCTTTCGTTTAGAGGTTTTGATGCGGACTGGGTTACTTCCGGCGAAGAAGCTATAGAAAAAGTAACTGAAATTAAATATGACCTTGCAATACTTGATGTGAAAATGCCTCGTATCAGCGGACTTGAACTGCGCAAGGAGCTTGAGCAAATTTGTCCTGATCTTAAGTATATATTCCTTTCCGGGCATGGTTCAGAAGCTGATTATAAAGAAGGGACTTCCGGAGCTGATTCTTATTTGATCAAACCGGTGAAGATTGAAGATCTTGTTGAAAAAATTAACATAGCTTTGGGTATTTAA
- a CDS encoding DUF362 domain-containing protein: protein MNQNKEPVAYFRLLEYESTFMDAAIDLILEETGFKINPGTKVLVKPNLVSARNPLACTHPNVTISLCRYLLNCGAIVTVGDSPSCGTAAQVSKAIGMTSGLAELGITPITLGRPVPLKLSFGKSIGISRDALETDMIINVPKLKAHCQFLVTGAVKNLFGTVVGFRKALAHTRFGETKGLMEKLVLEVAAKMPVAFNLMDAIYPMHVTGPISGKPFAMSLLAGSPNAYALDTAIYMLLGLSPKKVLLWKEISNQKIRGYDPDHIKYVIEPPDDFDTTDFQLPEILSPMEFEVVRLVKGRVKSLFNKIS, encoded by the coding sequence ATGAATCAGAACAAAGAACCAGTCGCCTACTTCCGCCTCCTTGAATATGAATCCACGTTCATGGACGCTGCAATTGATTTGATTCTTGAGGAAACCGGATTCAAAATAAATCCGGGCACAAAAGTTCTGGTTAAGCCGAATTTAGTTTCGGCACGAAATCCTCTTGCTTGCACTCATCCAAATGTGACCATTTCCTTATGCCGCTACCTGCTTAATTGTGGAGCCATCGTAACAGTAGGAGACTCTCCCAGTTGCGGTACTGCCGCACAAGTCTCTAAAGCCATAGGTATGACGTCAGGTCTTGCTGAACTGGGAATTACACCCATTACGCTTGGCCGACCTGTTCCGCTTAAACTTTCATTCGGTAAATCAATCGGAATTTCCCGCGACGCGCTGGAAACGGACATGATTATCAATGTCCCTAAACTTAAAGCTCACTGTCAGTTTTTAGTTACCGGAGCTGTCAAAAATCTTTTCGGCACTGTTGTCGGTTTCAGAAAAGCCCTAGCTCACACCAGATTCGGCGAAACAAAGGGACTTATGGAAAAACTGGTCCTCGAAGTTGCCGCAAAAATGCCGGTTGCTTTTAACCTGATGGACGCCATTTATCCCATGCATGTTACTGGACCGATAAGCGGTAAACCGTTTGCCATGAGCTTGCTTGCAGGTTCCCCTAATGCCTATGCTCTTGATACAGCAATTTACATGTTGCTGGGGTTAAGCCCGAAAAAAGTACTGCTCTGGAAAGAAATATCTAATCAAAAAATTCGAGGCTACGACCCCGATCATATTAAATATGTAATTGAGCCTCCCGACGATTTCGACACGACCGATTTTCAGCTTCCTGAAATATTGAGCCCCATGGAATTCGAAGTTGTCCGCCTTGTTAAAGGTAGAGTTAAAAGCCTTTTCAACAAAATAAGCTAA
- the cysQ gene encoding 3'(2'),5'-bisphosphate nucleotidase CysQ: MFVYMKNMIINLSQIARDAGDAIMKVKKKGFEVTSKKDDSPVTQADLASNEVIMAALSNLYPDIPVLSEEGTDIPFSIRQTWKEFFLVDPLDGTKEFIKDNGEFCVCIALMRNNRPVLGVIYAPTSDTLYTGSIETGAYVSRTDKDPERIITKPANENEGLIVVGSRSHPSPDLETYLSTKKVAKMTPAGSAIKFCLVAEGKAHIYPRFNPTMEWDTAAGQAIVESAGGSMLGLDGKPFPYNKENLKNKGFFVTA, translated from the coding sequence ATGTTTGTTTATATGAAAAACATGATAATAAATCTCTCGCAAATCGCCCGTGATGCGGGAGATGCTATAATGAAAGTAAAAAAAAAGGGATTCGAAGTCACCAGTAAAAAAGATGACTCGCCCGTCACTCAAGCGGACTTAGCCTCTAACGAAGTTATTATGGCTGCCCTTTCAAATCTTTATCCTGATATACCCGTTCTATCTGAAGAAGGAACCGACATTCCTTTCTCTATAAGGCAAACATGGAAAGAATTCTTTCTGGTTGACCCGCTGGACGGAACAAAAGAATTCATCAAAGATAACGGTGAATTTTGCGTCTGCATAGCGTTAATGCGTAACAACCGCCCCGTTCTCGGCGTTATTTACGCACCTACCAGCGACACATTGTATACCGGCAGTATAGAAACCGGTGCTTATGTGAGCAGAACCGATAAAGATCCAGAACGAATTATAACCAAACCTGCTAATGAAAATGAAGGCTTGATTGTTGTAGGCAGCAGGTCGCACCCTTCTCCTGATCTGGAAACATATCTCAGCACAAAAAAAGTTGCAAAAATGACTCCAGCAGGAAGCGCAATTAAATTTTGCCTTGTTGCTGAAGGAAAGGCACATATTTACCCTAGATTCAACCCCACTATGGAATGGGATACCGCCGCAGGACAGGCCATTGTAGAATCAGCCGGAGGCTCAATGCTCGGACTTGACGGAAAACCTTTCCCCTACAACAAAGAAAATTTAAAAAACAAAGGCTTTTTTGTAACAGCCTGA
- the hypF gene encoding carbamoyltransferase HypF, which translates to MTDSLSRRILTITGQVQGVGFRPFIYKTALKCELSGNVRNSPEGVLIEIQGNTLSHANFDKALKDDLPRLAKIVSLKKKDIELLEGEKEFCILSSTAGEGHCVLISPDVATCPDCFNEMNDPSDRRYEYPFTNCTNCGPRYTITRSIPYDRPVTSMACFPLCDCCEEEYKNPLDRRFHAQPNACKDCGPKVWLTDNKGNEISGPQDAISRLANLLAEGKIAAVKGLGGFHLVCDASNPIAIATLRRRKHRPDKPLAVMVKNITEAGKLADLSENDHELLEGLQRPIVLAPKSSSYSLAPEIAPDTDFIGLMVPYTPLHQVLIKYFSKLKASPAALVMTSGNMSSAPICIGNREALKRLPQIADFFLFHNRDILIRVDDSVTRSVPEFSNEQAEKIDAPSAGTDFRTVFMRRARGYTPSPVFLAHGTSCVMGTGPELKNTLCITKGDQAFSSQHIGDMQNLETMQFWKEIHLHLQNILQIKPELIVHDLHPDYMTTELASEIGQAEGIQTTSLQHHYAHIYSVLAENKHTGPAIGFALDGTGLGDDRTIWGGECLIVDNEKLINRRLARFTHIRLPGGEAAVREPWRIARGATLDFGLDVDSLPLPEKFKAGAKMLDQMLEKDINSPVTSSCGRLFDAVSAMLGLCDTITYEGQAAILLEKIQDHNEQGQYFCPVKQISGTSSSEHEDNLNEICTGELFRQAFNDHIANVSTGIISRKFHKGLISGLADCAEKISKQTGIKSVGLSGGVMQNLTLAVELPLELQKRGLNPLVHRFLPPNDACISLGQAVYGQRMLELAKQ; encoded by the coding sequence ATGACTGACAGTCTTTCTCGCAGAATACTAACGATAACAGGACAAGTTCAAGGTGTAGGCTTCAGGCCTTTTATCTATAAAACAGCTCTTAAGTGTGAACTGTCCGGCAACGTACGCAACAGCCCGGAAGGCGTGCTCATAGAAATTCAAGGAAATACTCTTAGCCACGCAAATTTCGACAAAGCGCTGAAAGACGATCTACCGAGACTGGCAAAAATAGTATCACTTAAAAAAAAAGATATTGAGCTGCTTGAGGGTGAAAAAGAATTTTGTATCCTTTCAAGTACTGCCGGAGAAGGACATTGCGTTCTGATCAGTCCGGATGTGGCGACATGTCCAGATTGTTTCAATGAAATGAACGATCCTTCTGACCGCAGATATGAATATCCATTCACTAACTGCACAAATTGCGGACCGCGCTATACAATCACCCGCTCAATTCCTTATGATCGCCCTGTAACATCAATGGCCTGTTTTCCGCTATGCGATTGCTGCGAAGAAGAGTACAAAAACCCGCTTGACCGCAGATTCCACGCTCAGCCGAATGCGTGTAAAGATTGCGGCCCCAAAGTATGGCTCACGGATAACAAAGGTAACGAAATTTCCGGTCCACAGGATGCTATATCCAGACTGGCAAATCTTTTAGCTGAAGGTAAAATTGCCGCGGTAAAAGGGCTTGGCGGATTCCATCTCGTCTGCGATGCATCAAATCCCATTGCAATCGCAACTCTTAGAAGACGTAAACATCGTCCGGACAAACCACTGGCGGTGATGGTCAAAAATATCACAGAGGCAGGTAAACTTGCTGATCTTTCAGAGAATGACCATGAATTGTTAGAAGGATTGCAACGCCCGATAGTTCTTGCTCCCAAAAGTTCAAGCTACTCGCTTGCACCGGAAATTGCGCCGGACACCGACTTCATTGGACTGATGGTTCCATACACTCCGCTGCATCAAGTTTTGATTAAATATTTTTCAAAGCTGAAAGCATCACCCGCAGCTTTAGTAATGACTTCGGGAAACATGAGCTCCGCGCCAATCTGCATCGGCAACCGTGAAGCTTTAAAAAGATTGCCGCAAATCGCTGACTTTTTTCTGTTTCACAACCGGGATATCCTTATCCGTGTAGATGACTCAGTAACTAGATCCGTCCCGGAATTCAGCAATGAACAGGCTGAAAAAATTGACGCCCCGTCTGCCGGAACAGATTTCAGAACAGTCTTCATGCGCAGAGCCAGAGGCTACACGCCCTCACCCGTTTTTTTAGCACATGGCACATCCTGCGTTATGGGAACAGGACCGGAACTTAAAAACACACTGTGTATCACGAAGGGCGATCAGGCATTTTCAAGTCAACATATCGGAGACATGCAAAATCTTGAAACCATGCAATTCTGGAAAGAAATCCATTTGCACCTTCAAAACATATTACAGATTAAACCTGAATTGATTGTACATGACCTGCACCCCGATTACATGACCACAGAGCTTGCTTCCGAAATTGGACAGGCAGAAGGAATTCAGACCACATCTTTGCAGCATCATTATGCTCACATTTATTCTGTATTAGCTGAAAATAAACATACCGGACCGGCTATAGGCTTTGCTCTGGACGGAACAGGACTTGGAGATGACCGGACCATATGGGGCGGTGAATGTCTGATCGTTGACAATGAAAAGCTGATTAATCGAAGACTGGCCAGATTCACACATATCAGGCTTCCGGGCGGTGAAGCCGCTGTGCGTGAACCCTGGAGAATAGCACGGGGAGCAACACTAGATTTTGGGCTTGATGTGGATAGTCTTCCCCTGCCTGAAAAATTCAAAGCGGGCGCAAAAATGCTCGATCAAATGCTGGAAAAAGACATTAACAGTCCAGTCACAAGTAGTTGCGGAAGACTCTTCGACGCAGTGTCTGCAATGCTCGGCCTTTGCGATACAATTACCTACGAAGGACAAGCCGCAATTCTTCTGGAAAAAATTCAGGACCATAATGAACAAGGTCAGTATTTTTGCCCTGTCAAACAAATCTCCGGTACTTCTTCTAGTGAACATGAAGACAACTTAAACGAAATTTGCACGGGTGAACTTTTCCGACAGGCATTTAATGATCATATCGCAAACGTTTCGACAGGAATAATCAGCCGTAAATTTCACAAAGGATTAATTTCAGGGCTGGCGGATTGTGCTGAAAAAATATCAAAACAAACAGGAATAAAATCTGTAGGATTAAGTGGCGGAGTAATGCAAAACCTTACTCTCGCAGTTGAACTCCCTCTGGAACTCCAAAAAAGAGGATTAAATCCCCTTGTTCACAGATTTTTACCGCCAAATGATGCGTGTATATCCTTAGGGCAGGCAGTTTACGGGCAGCGGATGCTTGAACTTGCTAAACAATAA
- a CDS encoding TSUP family transporter, with protein MKYISDKRLLILCFILLALLIPISGLCEEVLKTPDIIGNTNNPYILPDGSGPRFLISAAIGLVAGMLSSSIGTGGGFIVVPALMTAGISGIYAVGSEIFRLFLFSTIEAVRMGFHKRINYTFALILTAGTTIGGLAGFALSSSVFLADPAGNDVFISSMIILWLIVYSFIIVPDFREASHKYALALLRKQNAEKEKEAAVQINSAETDTKQVATEDGVFAAKLSPKEPDSEKNEIKQSTLISFPDEEPWEIARTIRTMKFPPYINFPGTVKDDVDELELAPTGAEADPKDAAKQLADLADGQPYSKIPVIPALILATLGGFFMALTGSGGIILSFTILTRGFGCVAAMVAGTDLLGLAASSGVLTFGTFGLKGFINIYCIMGLIFGTMTGIHLGGKAIRYIEPYRIKGLVSLLVISVIINRLLSLPGELRKSGASISHNLTTTLDQSALYIMVIGMVIFCGWLFYSLAADIISTIKPPKKEGAAK; from the coding sequence ATGAAATACATTTCCGACAAACGCCTACTTATCTTATGTTTTATCCTTCTTGCTTTGCTGATCCCTATTTCCGGGCTTTGCGAAGAAGTCCTTAAAACTCCTGATATTATTGGAAACACAAATAATCCTTACATACTGCCGGACGGGTCCGGACCTAGATTTTTGATCTCAGCTGCAATCGGTCTCGTAGCCGGAATGCTGAGTTCCTCAATTGGTACCGGAGGAGGATTTATAGTTGTTCCAGCCCTTATGACTGCCGGAATTTCCGGTATATATGCAGTCGGCTCAGAAATATTCAGATTATTCCTTTTCAGTACAATCGAAGCTGTGCGGATGGGATTCCACAAACGAATCAACTACACTTTTGCTCTGATTCTCACCGCAGGAACAACTATCGGCGGACTTGCCGGATTCGCACTGTCTTCAAGTGTCTTTCTTGCTGACCCCGCCGGAAATGATGTCTTTATTTCATCGATGATAATCCTCTGGCTCATTGTATATTCATTCATCATCGTTCCTGATTTTCGCGAAGCTTCCCATAAATATGCACTTGCTCTTCTACGCAAGCAAAACGCTGAAAAAGAAAAAGAAGCTGCTGTGCAAATAAATTCGGCTGAAACCGATACTAAGCAGGTGGCAACAGAAGACGGAGTTTTTGCGGCGAAACTATCACCGAAAGAACCGGATTCAGAAAAAAACGAAATAAAACAGTCTACTTTGATCTCATTTCCAGATGAAGAGCCTTGGGAAATAGCTCGTACAATCAGAACCATGAAATTCCCTCCCTACATAAACTTCCCTGGAACAGTTAAGGATGACGTAGATGAGCTGGAACTTGCTCCGACAGGTGCTGAGGCTGATCCTAAAGATGCAGCAAAACAACTTGCAGATCTGGCTGATGGACAGCCTTATTCGAAAATCCCAGTAATTCCTGCGCTTATCCTTGCCACCCTCGGTGGTTTTTTCATGGCTCTAACCGGCTCAGGCGGAATAATATTAAGCTTCACAATCCTAACCCGAGGCTTCGGATGTGTTGCCGCAATGGTGGCGGGAACAGACCTTCTAGGGTTAGCAGCCTCTTCCGGTGTGCTGACGTTTGGAACTTTCGGCCTTAAAGGATTTATAAATATTTATTGCATAATGGGGCTGATATTCGGAACTATGACCGGAATACATCTAGGTGGAAAAGCAATAAGATATATTGAACCATACAGGATAAAGGGGCTTGTTTCCCTTCTGGTAATTTCTGTGATTATCAACAGACTCCTGTCTCTACCGGGAGAACTCAGAAAATCCGGGGCATCAATCTCTCATAATCTCACAACAACTCTTGATCAAAGCGCTCTATATATCATGGTTATCGGAATGGTAATTTTCTGCGGCTGGCTTTTTTACTCATTGGCAGCAGACATCATCAGCACCATAAAACCGCCTAAAAAAGAAGGAGCAGCCAAATGA
- a CDS encoding HesA/MoeB/ThiF family protein, whose amino-acid sequence MSLEKDISEKFKGKYTEKIFSPEHSVKIAPLAVSKSISIELGLDQNYVECVAFKQGAVPERYTRNLTTFSQKEQEKLFASKVAVVGLGGLGGHLLESLARAGVGHIVACDGDVFEASNLNRQLLATENTLGHSKADAAYELIRKVNPAVFLDVKSEYLEAEQFDGFIKGADVVVDCLGGLKHRGQLKDAAAKLGIPLVTASVAGWAGIVSTVYPGDPSPSDFFGNNNGLEELLGTPVSAISTAVGVQSAEVLKILSGKGAGLTGKAFMFDLAGLYFDVVTL is encoded by the coding sequence ATGAGTTTAGAAAAAGATATTTCTGAAAAATTTAAAGGTAAATATACTGAAAAAATCTTTTCACCGGAGCATAGTGTAAAGATAGCTCCTCTTGCTGTTTCTAAATCCATATCAATAGAGCTAGGGCTTGATCAGAATTATGTTGAGTGTGTTGCCTTTAAACAGGGAGCTGTTCCGGAAAGGTACACCCGTAATCTGACAACCTTCAGTCAAAAGGAACAGGAAAAGCTTTTTGCTTCAAAGGTCGCGGTTGTCGGTCTCGGAGGACTTGGCGGTCATTTACTTGAATCTTTAGCCCGGGCCGGAGTGGGGCATATTGTTGCATGTGACGGTGATGTTTTTGAAGCATCAAATTTGAACAGGCAACTTTTAGCTACTGAGAATACTTTGGGACATTCAAAAGCTGATGCCGCTTATGAATTGATAAGAAAAGTTAATCCGGCAGTGTTTTTAGATGTTAAGTCTGAATACCTAGAAGCTGAGCAGTTTGACGGTTTCATAAAAGGTGCGGACGTAGTTGTTGATTGTCTGGGGGGATTGAAACATCGGGGTCAACTTAAAGATGCTGCTGCAAAGCTTGGAATTCCCCTTGTTACCGCAAGTGTTGCCGGTTGGGCAGGAATTGTTTCAACAGTTTATCCGGGTGATCCCTCTCCTTCAGATTTTTTCGGCAACAATAACGGCCTTGAGGAATTGCTTGGAACTCCTGTGTCTGCAATCTCAACTGCGGTAGGCGTTCAGAGTGCTGAAGTTCTTAAAATTCTCAGTGGTAAAGGGGCTGGTCTAACCGGTAAAGCTTTTATGTTTGACCTTGCCGGGTTATATTTTGATGTTGTAACCCTTTAG
- a CDS encoding ATP-binding cassette domain-containing protein, with product MSSKIVSMRNVSIELEQGSVLQSIDWNIKRGEHWAVLGPNGAGKTTLFRVLAGAVWPDDDKSREYYFDGKKTYSPIDAQERIYIVSPEQQDVFLKMGWDVSGEEAVLAGKDNTPFLYRLADEWEYEEVRSLMKTLGMESLAKRSIVAMSRGEGRKILIARALIARAEVIILDEFLEGIDQKSRAQLIEAIDAAAAAGITIVCSAHRDEELPTCINRTLHLADGKIDHCEDGQGKGVSCFIDGAQERIPPAVNRIEAGKTLFRLCDASVVFLGNTVLKNVDWEMNGGQNWAVLGDNGAGKSTLLRLLYGDAAAYAAEKQMERLPEKGDSLRSVRGRMGMVSASLQASFGEAVGRPIRILDLVISGFFASVGLFDEITDELREKAYEWLKFFGLEDLAERTTVQLSYGQLRKAFIARALVSEPDVLLLDEPLAGVDAVSRKEIYNLLESLAAAGVAMVYVTHHKEELIPSISHVLEITDGKISFNGEKEEYLQNR from the coding sequence ATGAGCAGTAAGATCGTTTCCATGCGCAATGTTTCCATTGAACTTGAACAGGGGTCAGTACTCCAATCAATTGACTGGAATATCAAACGAGGTGAGCATTGGGCCGTGCTTGGACCTAATGGTGCGGGAAAAACAACCCTGTTCAGAGTTCTTGCCGGGGCTGTTTGGCCTGATGATGACAAATCCCGCGAGTACTATTTCGACGGTAAAAAGACTTACAGTCCTATTGATGCTCAAGAACGTATATATATTGTTTCTCCCGAACAGCAGGATGTTTTTCTTAAAATGGGCTGGGATGTCAGCGGAGAAGAAGCTGTTTTAGCGGGAAAAGATAACACTCCTTTTCTTTATAGACTTGCAGACGAGTGGGAATATGAAGAAGTCAGATCTTTGATGAAAACTCTCGGCATGGAGAGCCTTGCCAAAAGAAGTATTGTTGCAATGTCTCGCGGTGAAGGAAGAAAAATTCTTATTGCCCGTGCGCTCATTGCCCGTGCAGAAGTGATTATTCTTGATGAATTTTTAGAAGGTATAGATCAGAAGTCGCGTGCTCAGTTGATTGAAGCCATTGATGCCGCCGCTGCCGCAGGAATAACAATTGTCTGCTCCGCTCACAGAGACGAAGAACTGCCTACTTGTATAAACAGAACTCTTCACTTAGCTGATGGAAAGATTGATCACTGTGAAGACGGACAGGGCAAAGGGGTTTCCTGTTTTATCGACGGAGCTCAGGAACGTATACCACCAGCCGTTAATCGTATTGAAGCCGGGAAAACACTTTTCAGATTGTGTGATGCAAGTGTGGTCTTTCTCGGTAATACAGTTCTGAAGAACGTCGACTGGGAAATGAACGGTGGACAAAACTGGGCTGTTCTCGGTGATAACGGAGCCGGAAAGTCAACTCTTTTACGTCTTCTTTACGGAGATGCCGCTGCCTATGCAGCTGAGAAACAGATGGAACGACTGCCTGAAAAGGGAGATTCCTTACGTTCTGTTCGCGGGCGGATGGGAATGGTTTCTGCTTCGCTTCAAGCTTCTTTCGGGGAAGCAGTGGGACGACCTATCCGTATACTGGATCTTGTTATTTCCGGTTTTTTTGCTTCAGTGGGACTTTTTGATGAAATAACTGATGAACTTCGTGAAAAAGCTTACGAATGGTTGAAGTTCTTCGGCCTCGAAGATCTGGCAGAACGAACTACAGTGCAGCTTTCATACGGACAATTGCGGAAAGCGTTTATCGCGCGAGCTCTGGTTTCAGAACCGGATGTATTGTTACTCGATGAACCTTTGGCCGGAGTTGATGCCGTTTCCCGTAAAGAAATATACAACTTGCTAGAATCCTTAGCTGCGGCAGGAGTGGCGATGGTTTATGTCACCCATCATAAAGAAGAGTTGATTCCGTCTATTTCACATGTTCTCGAAATTACTGACGGGAAGATTTCTTTCAACGGGGAGAAAGAGGAATATTTGCAAAACAGGTAA
- a CDS encoding sensor histidine kinase, producing the protein MGSSGNIQGRDGLCFFGKVSATISHDVKNVLAIINEEAGLLHDLSLMAAQGMELEPERLVKLAEKIQNQIKRGDSIIKNMNRFAHSVDVPECEIDLSETVSLVIALFTRMAAAKCVTVTLKEGEKVTAKCDPFSTEMLIARCLEVSMDSAGKDSEITVEVLMKNSEKVISVHGLEQDVAEKEFQAIEVLSKNANASVKMKTQDKILEIIF; encoded by the coding sequence ATGGGATCATCTGGAAATATTCAAGGTCGGGATGGGCTTTGCTTTTTTGGAAAAGTAAGTGCTACTATTTCCCATGATGTAAAAAATGTTCTGGCTATTATCAATGAAGAAGCAGGACTTTTGCATGATTTATCGCTTATGGCGGCACAAGGAATGGAACTTGAGCCGGAACGTCTTGTCAAATTGGCTGAAAAGATACAGAATCAAATTAAACGCGGTGATTCTATAATAAAAAATATGAACAGGTTCGCTCACAGCGTAGACGTTCCTGAGTGTGAAATAGATTTATCTGAAACAGTCTCTCTGGTAATAGCTCTTTTTACGCGAATGGCAGCAGCAAAGTGTGTTACTGTTACCCTTAAGGAAGGGGAAAAGGTCACAGCGAAATGTGATCCTTTTTCAACTGAAATGCTCATAGCCAGATGTCTTGAAGTGAGCATGGACAGTGCCGGTAAGGATAGTGAAATAACAGTTGAAGTTTTAATGAAAAATAGCGAAAAGGTAATATCTGTACACGGCCTTGAACAGGATGTGGCAGAAAAAGAATTTCAGGCAATAGAAGTCCTCTCAAAGAACGCGAACGCATCTGTTAAGATGAAGACGCAGGATAAAATACTAGAAATTATTTTTTAA